From Pradoshia eiseniae, a single genomic window includes:
- a CDS encoding class I SAM-dependent methyltransferase, whose product MMVAEQIKQNKRGWNAVAHHFHGVDALPRYGPFAQEEEELGLFGEVRDKKVLEIGCGSGHSLRYLREKGASELWGVDLSDEQIKAAKELLQEAEAKLFCAPMEEEIGLPKGYFDYVYSIYAIGWTMDLSATFKLIHSYLKKGGVFIFSWDHPVYAHLKSKNGRIYLDDSYLREEIQIYEKFKGEDASLFIRNRMFSTYINELIHAGFAIDKVIESDVSTDYDSVEEKDPDRYYSLYKARRFPATMMIRALKK is encoded by the coding sequence ATTATGGTGGCTGAACAGATTAAACAAAATAAGCGAGGCTGGAATGCGGTGGCTCATCACTTTCATGGAGTGGATGCGCTTCCTCGTTATGGCCCGTTTGCTCAGGAGGAAGAGGAGCTAGGCTTATTCGGAGAAGTGAGAGATAAAAAAGTTCTTGAAATCGGCTGTGGCAGTGGCCATTCCTTGCGTTATTTGCGTGAAAAGGGAGCAAGTGAACTGTGGGGAGTGGATTTGTCTGACGAGCAAATAAAAGCGGCAAAAGAATTGCTGCAGGAAGCGGAGGCAAAGCTTTTTTGTGCTCCGATGGAGGAGGAAATCGGTCTGCCGAAGGGATATTTCGATTATGTCTATTCCATCTATGCGATTGGTTGGACAATGGACTTGTCGGCTACCTTTAAGCTGATACATTCCTATTTGAAAAAGGGTGGTGTTTTTATCTTCAGCTGGGATCATCCTGTGTATGCTCATTTGAAAAGTAAAAATGGTCGCATCTATCTCGATGATTCTTATCTAAGGGAAGAGATTCAAATATATGAAAAATTCAAGGGAGAAGATGCCTCTCTTTTTATCCGGAATAGAATGTTCAGCACGTACATAAATGAGTTAATCCATGCAGGATTTGCGATTGACAAGGTAATTGAAAGTGACGTATCAACGGACTATGATTCCGTGGAAGAGAAAGATCCAGATCGTTATTATTCTTTATATAAAGCCAGGCGATTCCCGGCTACGATGATGATTAGGGCCTTAAAGAAATAA
- a CDS encoding GNAT family N-acetyltransferase, giving the protein MNIRLLNAGEKLPMELLLLADPSQSMVEAYIDKGECFVAEEDNRVIGVYVLISKGLGTSEIVNLAVDEEHQGKGTGRALLRDAIQTAKKQGYKTIEIGTGNSSIGQLALYQKCGFRMTSIDRDFFIRHYEEKIYENGIQCMDMVRLSQDL; this is encoded by the coding sequence ATGAATATTAGATTATTAAATGCCGGTGAAAAGCTCCCTATGGAACTGCTTTTGTTAGCTGATCCATCTCAGTCCATGGTGGAGGCATATATAGATAAAGGAGAATGCTTCGTAGCTGAAGAGGATAATCGAGTCATTGGGGTATATGTCCTTATTTCTAAAGGGCTGGGAACGTCGGAAATTGTTAACTTGGCGGTGGATGAAGAACATCAAGGTAAAGGTACTGGGAGAGCATTGTTGAGGGATGCGATTCAAACAGCCAAAAAACAAGGATATAAAACGATTGAAATAGGCACGGGCAATTCAAGTATCGGCCAACTGGCTCTCTATCAAAAATGCGGCTTTAGGATGACGAGCATTGATCGAGATTTTTTCATTAGGCATTATGAAGAGAAAATTTATGAGAATGGAATTCAATGCATGGATATGGTGAGGCTATCTCAAGATTTATAA